The proteins below come from a single Candidatus Hydrogenedentota bacterium genomic window:
- a CDS encoding radical SAM protein, with amino-acid sequence MDNGKGYLGIGIMAAGTTTLQGKITRLYKGLTNLYTELPYRFSREAYSFPTWHYYFEITRRCNLRCKMCQYIDWLETVPTRIQAEGELTTEEWLNVVDQTGRFSFITFTGGEVFVRKDFMRIFEYACSKRRVHFISNATMLTDERAKRCVELAPKRLGGIGFNFAGVSLDGTQETHDVIRAQRGAYDKSIRGIEAIAKYREELGKPAPLIHINTVIQEANLHCLPEMPHVAKDAGANVLNLLTETRVHDIPELGRVDPGTLTRDDFKQPRIERKRLEESLHKTLDEAARIGIEVRMPRMPFEEVVNHYDQGYDLRKFDCRSIWSTLIVGAKGGVYPCWIQKVGNVRENTLKELRNNEITRQFRQRRRESGFAVCRGCCEILYRGEAHAKTGDPIPVSDTPPQSEEAAETFAVK; translated from the coding sequence ATGGATAATGGCAAAGGCTACTTGGGAATAGGGATTATGGCCGCCGGCACGACGACGCTCCAAGGTAAGATCACCCGGTTGTACAAGGGTTTGACGAACTTGTACACCGAGTTGCCGTACCGTTTTTCGCGGGAGGCGTATTCTTTCCCGACATGGCACTACTATTTCGAGATCACACGCCGCTGCAACCTGCGCTGCAAGATGTGTCAGTACATCGACTGGCTGGAGACCGTGCCCACGCGGATTCAGGCGGAGGGCGAGCTCACCACCGAGGAGTGGTTGAACGTCGTCGACCAGACCGGGCGGTTCAGCTTCATCACGTTTACCGGCGGCGAGGTGTTTGTTCGGAAGGACTTCATGCGGATCTTCGAGTACGCCTGCTCGAAGCGGCGCGTTCATTTTATCTCGAACGCGACGATGCTGACGGACGAGCGCGCGAAGCGTTGTGTCGAGCTCGCGCCGAAGCGGCTCGGCGGGATTGGGTTCAACTTTGCGGGCGTGTCGCTCGATGGCACGCAAGAGACGCACGACGTCATCCGCGCGCAGCGCGGCGCCTACGATAAGAGCATTAGGGGCATCGAGGCGATTGCGAAGTATCGCGAGGAACTCGGCAAGCCGGCGCCATTGATTCACATCAATACGGTGATTCAGGAAGCGAACCTCCACTGCCTGCCGGAGATGCCGCACGTCGCAAAGGACGCGGGCGCAAACGTGTTGAACTTGCTTACCGAAACGCGCGTTCACGACATCCCCGAGTTGGGCCGCGTCGATCCCGGCACGCTCACGCGCGACGACTTCAAGCAACCGCGCATCGAGCGCAAACGCCTGGAGGAGTCCCTGCACAAGACGCTGGATGAGGCGGCGCGCATCGGTATCGAAGTGCGCATGCCGCGCATGCCGTTCGAGGAAGTCGTCAACCACTACGACCAAGGCTACGATCTGCGCAAGTTCGACTGCCGCTCAATCTGGTCCACGCTCATCGTCGGCGCCAAGGGCGGCGTGTACCCCTGCTGGATTCAGAAGGTCGGCAACGTCCGCGAAAATACCCTGAAGGAACTGCGCAACAACGAAATCACCCGGCAATTCCGCCAGCGCCGCCGCGAGAGCGGGTTTGCAGTTTGCCGTGGGTGCTGCGAAATTCTCTACCGCGGCGAGGCGCACGCCAAAACCGGCGACCCCATCCCTGTCTCCGACACGCCTCCGCAAAGCGAAGAAGCGGCCGAGACCTTCGCGGTGAAGTAA
- a CDS encoding response regulator gives MKNETSPYRALVVDDDANVRELLRLSFEREGVRCEVAEDGIVAENQLRQRNFDVLVTDLRMPRKHGHQLITEVLAKHNRPMVIVITGVADPRIVGDLFARGVADVVSKPFDFPIFAVKVRAMLDRQTKGIDMAQPHAGVAGQIDQASLALQAQLAQITESFNATISNLTSQKEALEAGFLNSVRVFTSLIAESGHSDESHAVRVEQMAMDLADAAELTSSEKNVLGIAALLHDIGQFGMPDSIRSKPPWLLDPDERAVYCRYPLIGASLMGEMPGAMKIAGLIEQHSENFDGTGFPWNLEGPHVSISARIIRIADGVDTFLSHARGENAIDQVCEHIRAQRGKAYDPELVPRALVYVTDYWKASQDTKTVRVPADSLRPGLTLAENVYDPDGHFLARRGATLTLSMISHLRSLIGKQDVLVVEPESE, from the coding sequence ATGAAGAACGAAACGAGTCCGTACCGCGCCCTGGTAGTGGATGACGACGCGAACGTCAGGGAATTACTCCGGCTTTCCTTCGAGCGTGAAGGTGTGCGGTGTGAAGTGGCCGAAGACGGAATTGTTGCGGAAAACCAGTTGCGCCAAAGAAACTTCGACGTCCTTGTCACGGACCTGCGCATGCCGAGAAAACACGGTCACCAACTCATTACGGAAGTACTGGCGAAACACAATCGCCCCATGGTGATCGTCATCACCGGGGTTGCGGATCCGCGGATTGTGGGAGATCTGTTCGCCCGTGGCGTCGCGGACGTGGTATCCAAGCCGTTCGATTTTCCCATTTTTGCGGTCAAAGTGCGTGCCATGTTGGACCGTCAGACGAAAGGCATCGACATGGCGCAGCCCCATGCTGGTGTGGCGGGGCAAATCGACCAGGCCAGTCTTGCGTTGCAGGCACAGTTGGCCCAAATCACCGAGAGCTTCAATGCGACGATCTCAAACCTCACTAGCCAGAAAGAGGCGCTCGAAGCGGGCTTCCTCAATTCGGTGCGAGTATTTACCAGCTTGATAGCTGAGAGCGGACACTCCGACGAGAGCCACGCCGTTCGCGTCGAGCAGATGGCGATGGACTTGGCGGACGCCGCGGAATTGACGAGTTCGGAGAAGAATGTTCTGGGAATCGCCGCCCTGCTGCATGATATAGGACAATTCGGGATGCCGGACTCGATCCGAAGCAAGCCGCCCTGGTTGCTGGACCCCGATGAGCGGGCCGTATATTGCCGGTATCCGCTGATCGGCGCGTCGCTCATGGGCGAGATGCCGGGAGCAATGAAGATAGCCGGGCTTATCGAGCAGCATTCCGAGAACTTCGACGGGACGGGTTTTCCCTGGAATTTGGAGGGGCCTCACGTGTCGATCTCCGCGCGCATCATTCGCATCGCGGACGGAGTGGACACGTTTCTGTCACATGCGCGCGGCGAAAACGCGATCGATCAAGTGTGCGAACATATTCGCGCACAGCGCGGCAAAGCCTACGATCCGGAACTTGTTCCGCGCGCCTTGGTCTACGTCACCGATTACTGGAAGGCGAGCCAGGATACGAAGACTGTCCGAGTGCCGGCTGACTCGCTACGGCCGGGATTGACCTTGGCTGAGAACGTTTACGACCCGGACGGCCACTTCTTGGCGCGAAGGGGCGCAACGTTGACCCTTTCGATGATTAGCCATCTGAGGAGCCTCATCGGCAAGCAGGATGTTTTGGTCGTCGAGCCGGAATCGGAATGA
- a CDS encoding PAS domain S-box protein, with protein MSWFTFGALGELPDDEDRVRARSQPEYRPAYALLLVLSGSIFVLQYAFVAAFPYLATLLPAGTVDVVHAALLTLFLFPLLLVFVLRPMMRQIAAREKTQAALRTLADGLESRVREQTAALRTEIEERKQAAESLKLFRSLMDKSLDAIAIIDPDTARVLDANEEACNALGYTREELLTKRVFDFDPLVDQSEYTRRAEELRKSGSWSLESLHRRKDGTTYPIEVTLRYVSLGRDYIVSVARDITERLRTEEERKRLAMAVEHAAETIVITDTTGAIVYVNPAFEKITGYTRDEAVGQNPRILKSGKQGGAFYAHLWETISRGEVWRGNMTNKRKDGSLYEEDATISPVRDSRGNVIAFVAIKRDITEQLNLEAQLRQSQKMEAIGGLAAGIAHDFNNILAAILGYTQIAMLDMAADDPLHKHLEQVEKASLRARDLVQHILTFSRQTEAILRPVRLDVIIEEVLKLLRASLPRIIEFRADVQPLDHLVRADSTQIHQVIMNLCTNAAHAMRVHGGVLEVSLRSIEVDRHTPKASLELNEGLWAQISVSDTGHGMDSATVNRIFEPFFTTKHDEGGTGLGLSTVHGIVKQHGGTITVYSEPGQGTVFHIYLPLILGAEEDASHRHTEAPRGNGERVLVVDDEEPVALMTAGMLEKLGYTVTVRTSAVEAIATFRADPGQFDLVITDQTMPQMTGRSLIAELRRIRPDIVVLMATGYGANVDERSLQVAAILLKPVLFDQLAVAVRAALQPSTR; from the coding sequence GTGAGTTGGTTTACTTTTGGGGCCCTCGGCGAATTGCCAGACGATGAGGACAGAGTTCGGGCACGCTCGCAGCCAGAGTACCGGCCCGCATACGCGCTGCTTTTGGTTCTGAGCGGCTCAATCTTCGTCTTGCAGTACGCGTTCGTCGCGGCGTTTCCATACCTGGCGACGCTGCTACCCGCCGGAACGGTCGATGTCGTCCATGCAGCACTCCTGACACTGTTTCTATTCCCACTGCTGCTCGTCTTCGTCCTGCGACCGATGATGCGTCAAATTGCGGCGCGCGAGAAAACCCAGGCGGCGCTTCGTACGCTTGCTGACGGACTGGAGTCGCGGGTCCGGGAGCAAACCGCCGCGTTGCGCACGGAAATCGAGGAGCGCAAACAGGCGGCCGAATCGCTGAAGCTATTCCGATCGCTGATGGATAAGAGTCTTGATGCAATCGCGATCATCGATCCCGATACGGCGCGCGTTCTCGACGCCAACGAGGAAGCGTGCAATGCACTGGGTTACACGCGGGAGGAACTGCTGACGAAACGGGTCTTCGATTTCGATCCGCTCGTCGATCAATCCGAGTACACACGGCGCGCGGAGGAACTGCGCAAGTCCGGTTCGTGGAGCCTCGAAAGCCTCCACCGTCGAAAAGACGGGACGACTTACCCGATCGAGGTCACGCTGCGATATGTATCGCTTGGACGAGATTATATCGTGAGCGTCGCGCGCGACATTACGGAACGCTTGCGCACGGAGGAGGAGCGAAAACGGCTGGCGATGGCGGTCGAGCACGCGGCCGAGACGATCGTGATTACGGACACGACGGGTGCGATTGTGTACGTTAACCCGGCGTTCGAAAAGATTACCGGTTACACGCGTGACGAGGCGGTTGGGCAGAACCCGAGGATACTTAAGAGCGGCAAACAGGGCGGCGCGTTCTACGCGCACCTTTGGGAGACCATTTCCCGCGGCGAGGTGTGGCGCGGAAACATGACCAACAAGCGGAAGGATGGGAGCTTATACGAGGAAGACGCTACCATCTCGCCGGTACGCGACAGCCGTGGAAATGTAATCGCGTTCGTTGCGATCAAACGCGATATTACAGAGCAACTGAACCTGGAAGCCCAGTTGCGCCAGTCGCAAAAGATGGAAGCAATCGGGGGACTGGCGGCTGGAATAGCGCATGACTTCAACAACATCCTCGCCGCAATCCTGGGGTACACCCAAATCGCAATGCTGGATATGGCCGCGGACGACCCGCTCCATAAGCACCTGGAGCAGGTCGAAAAGGCATCGCTTCGCGCGCGGGACCTCGTCCAGCACATACTGACGTTCAGCCGCCAGACGGAAGCGATTCTGCGGCCAGTCCGTCTAGACGTGATCATCGAGGAAGTATTGAAACTGTTGCGCGCCAGCCTTCCGCGCATCATCGAGTTTCGCGCCGACGTACAGCCTCTCGACCATTTGGTGCGGGCAGACTCGACGCAGATTCACCAGGTGATTATGAACCTGTGTACAAATGCCGCTCACGCGATGCGGGTCCATGGCGGCGTACTGGAGGTGTCGCTCCGTTCGATCGAAGTGGACCGCCATACCCCCAAGGCTTCGCTCGAACTGAATGAAGGGTTGTGGGCCCAGATTTCGGTTTCCGATACGGGGCATGGGATGGATTCGGCGACCGTTAATCGAATATTCGAACCGTTCTTCACGACGAAACATGACGAAGGGGGCACGGGACTGGGCCTGTCGACGGTCCACGGAATTGTGAAGCAGCACGGAGGGACTATTACCGTATACAGCGAACCGGGCCAGGGTACGGTCTTTCACATTTACTTACCGCTAATCCTCGGGGCGGAGGAGGACGCGTCGCATCGGCATACGGAAGCGCCACGCGGGAATGGCGAGCGGGTTCTCGTCGTGGACGATGAGGAGCCGGTGGCGTTGATGACAGCCGGAATGCTGGAGAAACTTGGCTACACGGTGACGGTGCGGACAAGCGCCGTCGAAGCGATCGCTACATTCCGCGCGGACCCGGGCCAGTTCGATCTTGTGATCACCGACCAAACGATGCCACAGATGACAGGCAGGTCCCTGATAGCGGAGCTGAGACGAATCCGGCCCGATATCGTGGTGCTTATGGCCACGGGTTACGGCGCCAACGTCGACGAAAGGTCGTTGCAGGTTGCGGCCATACTCTTGAAACCGGTTCTATTTGACCAGTTGGCGGTCGCAGTGCGGGCGGCCCTGCAACCGAGTACGCGGTAA
- a CDS encoding GatB/YqeY domain-containing protein, whose protein sequence is MSLKDRVQDEMKSAMKDKNTPRLECLRMVKGALLLKEKESGDALTDEASVAVLRAEVKKRQQSLDIFRDLGKAAETAATEAEIAIINEFLPQQLSEADLEAKVRSYLAAHPELNHAGKLTGAMKKELGDLADGRVLNEVCKRVVGG, encoded by the coding sequence ATGTCGCTCAAAGATCGTGTTCAGGACGAGATGAAGTCTGCGATGAAGGACAAGAACACGCCGCGGCTCGAGTGTCTGCGGATGGTGAAGGGCGCGTTGCTGTTGAAGGAGAAGGAGTCGGGCGACGCGCTGACGGACGAGGCGTCGGTTGCCGTGTTGCGCGCGGAAGTCAAGAAGCGGCAACAGTCGCTCGACATTTTCCGTGACTTAGGCAAGGCAGCGGAAACCGCGGCGACGGAAGCCGAGATTGCGATCATAAACGAATTCCTGCCACAGCAACTCTCCGAAGCGGACTTGGAGGCAAAGGTGCGCTCATACCTTGCGGCACACCCGGAACTGAACCACGCGGGAAAACTAACCGGCGCGATGAAAAAGGAATTGGGCGACCTCGCGGACGGTCGTGTGCTGAACGAAGTCTGCAAGCGGGTCGTGGGAGGATAG
- a CDS encoding GatB/YqeY domain-containing protein yields the protein MSLKERVQDEMKSAMKDKNVPRLECLRIVKDALLLKEKESDDALTDGASVAMLRAEVKKRQQSLEIPIRMRTSTTLLSSPALRPRSYFAIPLQCEAELLERVRFQAGSLGTRRTSNGPWQDSCSVRFPCRAKGPKDSFAGKFTSAMEGRTLHFPPTELLPQGC from the coding sequence ATGTCGTTGAAGGAACGAGTTCAGGACGAGATGAAGTCGGCGATGAAGGACAAGAATGTACCGCGGCTCGAGTGTCTGCGGATCGTGAAGGACGCGTTGCTGTTAAAGGAGAAGGAGTCGGACGACGCGCTGACGGACGGGGCGTCGGTTGCCATGTTGCGCGCGGAAGTCAAGAAGCGGCAACAGTCGCTGGAGATTCCGATTCGTATGAGAACATCGACTACTTTGCTTTCTTCCCCAGCTTTAAGACCGCGCAGCTACTTTGCCATCCCGTTGCAATGCGAAGCGGAGCTTCTGGAGCGGGTGCGTTTCCAGGCAGGGAGCTTGGGAACGAGACGAACATCCAACGGCCCGTGGCAAGACTCCTGTAGCGTCCGGTTTCCATGCCGGGCGAAAGGGCCCAAAGACAGTTTTGCCGGGAAATTCACGTCCGCCATGGAAGGACGGACGCTACATTTTCCGCCAACAGAACTTTTGCCACAGGGCTGCTAA